Within the candidate division WOR-3 bacterium genome, the region CGTCTCGCTTGTTATCTCCATTCAAATAAAAACTTATCCCCTCTCGTGGAAATTGCCGATACCTTAATAAGTTATGCTGACACTCATCTCAAAACTTTATTTGCTTATAAAAGTATTAATGAAAAAAATTTTAAGGAGAGATGCAGTATTTATTTTGATTATAAAAATAATAAAATTATTTACAGTGATAACACTATTTTTCCATTAATTAATGAAATAAAAGATATCTTGACTTTTTGGTTTTATATACGTAAAATTATTGCCGAAGATAAAATGGCTAAAAATTGTTTTCTTCATTATAATAAGCAAAATTACGAAGTAATTTTAGAAAAGAAAAGAAGATTGTTTATCAATACCAATATTGGTTCTTTTTATACATATGAAATTTACCCCAAAACAAAACCAAAAGCAAAAATTTTAGGAAGTATCTATATTCAAGAGGGAAAAGATTATTTACCTTTAATTATTAAAACAAATTTTCTTGGTGGACTTTTAAAAGCAATAATCAGAGATTATGAGAGATAATTTAAAAAGATATGCAATAATTATTGCTGGTGGTCGAGGAGAAAGATTTTGGCCCTTAAGCCGATTTAAAAGACCAAAACAATTCTTAAAACTTTTTTATAACGAATCTTTGTTAAAACTAACCAAAAAAAGAATTACTGGATTTATTTCTTTAAAATATCAGAAATATGTGGTCCCTAAAGATTTAGCAAAAAATACCAAAGATTTATTAAAATTAAAAGAAAATAATTTAGTAATTGAGCCCCAATCCAAAAATACTGCCATTGCTATCGCCTTGGCTTCTTTCCATATCAAAAAAGAGAGTAACGATGCCTTAACTATTGTGTTGCCTGCTGACCATTTAATTAAAAATCAAGAAGAATTTTATAAATGCGTTGATTTCGCTTTCCAAATTGCAAAGGAAAATTACCTGGTGACTTTCGGAATTCCGCCCACTTATCCAGCAACTGGTTACGGTTATATTGAGATTGATAATTTAATAGAGGAAAAAGATAATTTAAAAAGTTACCAAGTAAAACGATTTGTTGAAAAACCAAATTATGAAAAGGCAAAAGAATTTTTGGAAAGCCAAAGATTCCTTTGGAATAGCGGAATGTTTGTTTGGAAAATAGATTATTTTTTAAAACAGGTAGAAAAATTTATGCCTTCCCTTTATGAAGATTTAAAATTATTGGAAAAATATTTGGGAACAAAAAAAGAAAGAAGGTTGTTAGAAAAAATTTATGAAAAGGCAGAAAATATTTCTGTTGATTATGCGATTATGGAAAAGGCTGAAAGAATTGCCGTAGTAAAGAGCACTTTTGATTGGGACGATGTAGGTTCAATTTTAGCCTTAGAAAGATATTTTGAGAAAGACGAAAAGAATAATATCAAAATCGGTAATATCCTTTCTTGGGAGACAGAAAATTCTATTTTTTATACAAA harbors:
- a CDS encoding DUF3108 domain-containing protein, encoding MLLLFLFNLFNETIHYDLYLGFIKVGSLKLECKKIIYQEKEAYRLACYLHSNKNLSPLVEIADTLISYADTHLKTLFAYKSINEKNFKERCSIYFDYKNNKIIYSDNTIFPLINEIKDILTFWFYIRKIIAEDKMAKNCFLHYNKQNYEVILEKKRRLFINTNIGSFYTYEIYPKTKPKAKILGSIYIQEGKDYLPLIIKTNFLGGLLKAIIRDYER
- a CDS encoding sugar phosphate nucleotidyltransferase, translating into MRDNLKRYAIIIAGGRGERFWPLSRFKRPKQFLKLFYNESLLKLTKKRITGFISLKYQKYVVPKDLAKNTKDLLKLKENNLVIEPQSKNTAIAIALASFHIKKESNDALTIVLPADHLIKNQEEFYKCVDFAFQIAKENYLVTFGIPPTYPATGYGYIEIDNLIEEKDNLKSYQVKRFVEKPNYEKAKEFLESQRFLWNSGMFVWKIDYFLKQVEKFMPSLYEDLKLLEKYLGTKKERRLLEKIYEKAENISVDYAIMEKAERIAVVKSTFDWDDVGSILALERYFEKDEKNNIKIGNILSWETENSIFYTKDLPVFSLGIKDLILIKEKDLIFVCDKKEFDKIKNFLKILKEKKEYQKYL